The Brevinematales bacterium region GCGCGCACCCTCGACCTGACGTTCAACCGTATCCAGTTCACCCCCGACATGGTACCGTCGGATATAACCGGAACCGAGGTGCTGACGGCGGGTATCAAGGAAGGCAAGTCGTTCCGTTTCATCAAAGGCCCCGTGTTCTCGAATATCGTGCTCGCCGACGAGATTAACC contains the following coding sequences:
- a CDS encoding AAA domain-containing protein, translated to MKSIETTYRGVRDEIKKIIIGQDGVIELLFISVLCGGHSIIEGVPGLAKTLIINSLARTLDLTFNRIQFTPDMVPSDITGTEVLTAGIKEGKSFRFIKGPVFSNIVLADEIN